In Bacteroidales bacterium, the sequence CAATTACAACTATTTCATCAAGTCCCATAATATCAAGAACCATACTTAAATCAACAACTTTATTGGCACCAATTTCAATATCTTCTGAAACCATACCAATATAAGTAAAAATCAGATTTGTTGCATTTTCAGGTACTTCTAAAGAATATTTACCATCAATATCAGTAATTGTACCAATAGTTGTACCTTTAACAACAACAGATACACCCGGTAAAGTTGTATTATCATCCGAACTGATAACTGTTCCTGTTATTGTTCTTTTTTGTGCAAAAAGATTAGCTGTAATAAAAAGAATCAAAAAGAAAAAGATTGTTTTCTTAATTATTATTGAGTAATGATTTTTCATATGTGTAAAATTTCGTTAATTTCTTTAAGAAAATTTTAATTTAATCAAATTTAGATTTTTATTTTTTAAAAGAATAATTTTTAACTATAAAATGAAAAAAAAACTATGCAAACGTTTCCGCAAACGTTTGAAATTTACAAACATAAGTATTGTTATATTTTAATTATTATATAAAAATTTCAGTTTGAAGATTATGTAATTTACAAATAAAAAAACAACATAGCACTATTTTATTAAACATAACATAATTGCTAATTAGAATAATTTTCTTAAATTTGATAATACCTTTTTATTGTTTTTTCTTAATTTAAGTGGGTAAATAATTTTAATAAATATAAATATCGAATTTCAAATGATAAATGATAAAGTTAAGTATGATTTACAGGAACGATTGATAGATTTCGCAATAGATATTATTCTTTTTATTGAATCTCTTCCCAATACCAAGTCTGCAAATCACATTTGGGGACAAGTTCTTCGTTCTGGAACATCTCCTGCATTCAATTATGGGGAAGCACAAAGCGCTGAATCAAGACGTGACTTCATTCATAAAATGAAGGTTTGTCTGAAAGAATTGAGGGAAACGCAGGTGGGTCTTAAAATGGTTCATCGTTTAAAAATTGCGAAATCCCAACAAGAAGTTGAACGTTTGCTTAAGGAATGTGGCGAATTAGTATTCCCGAGTACTCGGGATAAAATCAATTGAAACAGCACAAAGAAACAGTGCGGTTACAAAGAAAAAATAACTTTGATATTTTTCATTTAGCATTCGACATTTATCATTTTAATTTTGCAATACTGCAGGATAAACAGTATAAAATTTTAAGTTATGAACGGTTAAAAAAATCATAATGAAATAAAACTATGTAAAACAAAACTATTACCCACTTAAATTAAGAAAGAACCCTTTTTATATTACAAATGAATAGTCATCAGGTAACAATTAAAGATATTGCACGTGAATTAGGATTATCTCCTTCAACGGTTTCCCGTGCATTAAAAGATCATCCGGATATAAGTTCCAAAACAAAACAAGAAGTTGTTAATCTTGCAAATAAATTAAATTACCGACCAAATGTAATTGCCCTTAGTTTAAGAAGTAAAAAAACTAATATAATCGGGCTTATTGTTCCACAGGTTGTACACTATTTTTTTTCTACAATAATCAGCGGAATTGAAGATGTTGCCAACAGTGCCGGCTATAACGTTATGATATGTCAGTCAAACGAAATTTACAAAAAAGAAGTAGCTAATACTCAAACATTAATGGCAAGCAGGATTGACGGACTTTTAGTATCGGTAACAAAAGAAACCATAAATTCAGAACATTTTGCCGAATTAATAAAAAATGGTATTCCTGTAATTTT encodes:
- a CDS encoding four helix bundle protein; amino-acid sequence: MINDKVKYDLQERLIDFAIDIILFIESLPNTKSANHIWGQVLRSGTSPAFNYGEAQSAESRRDFIHKMKVCLKELRETQVGLKMVHRLKIAKSQQEVERLLKECGELVFPSTRDKIN